Genomic window (Juglans microcarpa x Juglans regia isolate MS1-56 chromosome 2S, Jm3101_v1.0, whole genome shotgun sequence):
tcatttttgtttgtcttcttgttttttttccatgttttaAGATGGAGATTATGATGACGGGgagctggatggccaggaaTAGATCTAGTACAAAGACTTGGGACGGAATAAGTTATACtcacacaagaattagatttcttttatgtattcataggattagtttatgttcttttattttacgTTCAGTTTTCGAAACAATCATGCTCAattcagttttaatattttgatgtttttcaataaatgaggtatttcaagaaatgaatctctttaccgggcattatgtaTGATTGCTagtaatatctctatcctacggGAACCGGGTGTTACAGCAACCCACACGggtaaaggaaagaaagaaaggaaatatgTGGGGAGATTAGACAAAGTACTCTTAATCAAAGTAACTCTTTCCCCTTTTGACAAATAGAGTTTTTTCCAACCAGCTAGCCGCCTCCCAATCTTCTCAAtaaccccatcccatatagaaAGTGATTTGTGAGGAGCACCCAAAGGTAACCCATATTTCTTTCCAGCCAactaaacattaaaaaagattaatcTATAAAAAGACAGACCTAGTCCAGCCTAAATCCAAATTCATGCAAGAACAAATTGAAGCTTCATTATATCTCCCAAGTCATTCTACTTTTGAATTCACTAAAGTCTCTGAATTGAAAATTAGATAGAAGCCAATATGTATTGctaattctaaattttgttcTTCCCCAGTACCATCTACCTACCAAGAAGCACTTTCAAATGATTTGATGGCACAGATAAAAAACATGATGAGTTGATGCCAAATGTTAAttaagcaaaaagaaaaaaaaaaatcataaaacatcaAGTTATTTTCagccaaaaacaaagaaaagaaaaagcaaccCTAGATGTCGCCGATTGTAAcccataaaattatattgaaatcatatggagatattgaaaaaatttaaaggagttataatatatgtaatctGGGTATATGCCCACATCGGACCACCATGTGGTGTCCAAATCAGAGGCCAACCCCTCGCCACCGTGGGATGGCCTATATCAGGCCACCTAGTGGTGACCCTTTTTTATCAGAGCCATTATTCccgctccccccccccccccccctcaaatctttcttattacttttttctataaaaatatattttaaatttcttgagtttaaattattattatttttggttttaaaaaaagatggaaCTCAAGTAAGGCAGAGCAGAGGAGATGATTGGCCAGAAATTCCTTTCAATTATGCTCTAACCTCATATTCGAACACTGATTTGAACACTGGGATGGACGTTGAAAGTCAATTCATATTAGACATTGGTGgcctaaatttataatttataaattgcaTAAACCCCTATAGTTTGAAGTGGATAGCTGCAATTTTCCCTAACGACTATTCAAACCATAACCTAAGTCATTTGGGAGAGAAGCTCCAATGTAACTCCAAATAGCTGCTGAGAGACTACTGACAAGATTGGTATAAGCAGCTTAAGAATATCTGGTTAACCATGATAATAGGACCACGGGCACAACAACACAGATGGACATAGCAATTGAATCACAAATCAAAGGATTCTCTCAATGAACACAATCAAACTCAATGTGTGTACAAATTTCGGCGCAGAAGCACCACTAAAACTCAAATTGTCATTAAAGGGCAGTTTTTTTCCATgacaacaaagaaaatatttaatagtaatatGTAAATAGctatataacaattaaaaaccATTACAAGCTTCGTTCTCATCAATTCAGACAGAGATGAGACtaatctggaaaaaaaaaggtatttacTTGAGAGAAAACAATTAAGCAAGTAGCTAACCTGCAAGCCCAGCCCCTCAGGACGCAGCTCCCCgctgccaccaccaccaccaccaccaccaacccTCTACTAAGGATCCTCGGTGGGTAACTCATACCGACAAACGGGACAGGTGTTCCTTATGCTCAACCACGGCACAATGCAGTCCCCGTGATAGTAATGAGAACACGGAAGCCGCCTCACCTTCTCTTTCACCACAATCGCATCCTTGCAAATTGCGCAAACCACAGTGTTCATCAGTAATTCCTCCACCGTTAACTCCACAGAGGGAAGATTCTCCACAAACCTTTTCGCCGCCGGAGGATTACCCGTTTCAATCTCCACAACTCGCCTGAAAACGGCATCAAATTCAGCCGTATCTGCATCACTTTCGCCCTGAAAAGCTGCTAGGAACGAGTCCGAATCCCCATCAAGTTCACGCTCTAACCTCATATTCGCACCTAATAGAATTTCCCACTCAAGATTTCGCACCTCTACTTCTTCTTCGGAGGAAGCTACCGAAAATTCTTCGACCCTCTCGACCATTATGCTTAAGTTTTCTCTCTGGTTAAAAACGCCGTCTTCCACTTCCTCCCATTCGAAACCCTCTGGAAGGAGAACCTCAAGCCCATTCCCCTGCTCCTCCAAACAAAATCTGTCCCCACGAATATTAGAATCCATGGAACTGAATTCCGTATCCCGATCCGACTCAGAGTCGTGCCCAGCAATGCAGAGACCATCGGTACCCGAGCGCTGCGTATCGAAATCGAGTTTAACTCCAAAACCCAGCCACTGTAAATCCTCTTCGTGATCCGGGCCTAATTCGCCACCATTTCCGAATTCAAACTCGGAAAACGGATCGGAGACAGAGCCGGGTACGTCGAAAGCGTgtaaatcatcatcatcatcatcattagagcGACCCACTTCCTCAAAGAGGTCGTTGAGGAAGTTGCCCACATCGCGGCCCGAGCCGGAGCCTAAATCGGAGAACCAGTCCGAGTCGTAGCTTTGGGAATCGAAGGGATTATGGTCGGTGACGGGGCAAAAAATGGTGCCGCGGCGGGCGAGGTGATCGAGGGTTTGGGTACGTGAATGGGAATGTGTGTTCGGGTCCGGTTCTGGGAAGGTAAGCTCGTCGGACTGAGACATCGTCGAATCAAGAAAGGAACTTCAGAAATCAGAAGGAAATTTgggaatattaattattagggtttttgattGGGAAAGTATGCGCGGGGCTGGAGTGCATTATATAGTGGGTGGTTTCGATTCTATGcgatcataaaataatttttattggattagttaaaaactaaaaatttagCTATTAAGTCATAAAATAAGTCGCATTGAAATAGTTATAGCTACAGTAAcatctaaattaatttttaaatttgaaacacactattcattcatcaaatcttttttatattatttctttctctctctcgaaGTCTTCATCGTTACGTAATATCCTGAGTTTTCCCTTCTCTCGATTTTCTTCATTTCCTCACAAAACCCAGACGCCCTTCGCCTAGATCCCGAGTGTTTCATCTTCGACCATACGGACccgccaccgcaccaccaccgcACCACTACCTCACGTCTCGTCAACAACAACGGCACAACACCACCGAGCCAACGCACTCCTACTCTCGACAGAAACGACCAAACCCCTCTTTCTCTCCGATTTGCTTCTCTGAAGCTAAGGTAATCTCTTTCCATGTATAAGTTTCGATTCTCTTGATGATCCCTAACTTTATTCCGCACCTCGCTGTCCCCCTCATTCCTCTTCTCCAAACCCTAATATTTGATTGTGGATGGATTTAGTTGTTTGTGTATCTTCATTTTTGTCTCTGTTTATGATTGAGGGGTTGGATGTAAATCTATTTCTGTGAGGATTACACATCTGTTTGTGTATtgcgagaaaaataaaaaatttatagaaatacGTTTGTGAAAAAATTTGCTACTCTGTTTTCGTTTGTGTAtacaaagaaaaagcaaaaatttGTATAGAATTTTAGATGTATATATTTCTCTACTCTGTTTCGGTGAGGATTGCACAGAATTTAGTCAAGACCTGTTGTAATAAAATAGCAACAATTTAAACACCAAGTTTACATTTGAATAAACTACAACTATGGtagtttctctatttttaaatttgaagtttgtgaCATTTCGGTAAACTTGCTTGTTTGGTTGCTATTGCATTGTATAGCATGCTGCCTCTaggttagaaaaaaaaaaaaagaaaaaagatttccATTGTGCTAATTTTAGAGTAAATGGATAGAAGAATCTGTTTGATAAATTACACATGCAGCTACTAGTTTGATAGATTACACATGCAGCTACCAATTGTCATTGCATGTAAACCATAAAATCCTCAGGTTTTTTCGTTATCCTTATAATACAATGAAGGATGGCTGCACCATTTGATGATAATTATTTCTTCACCACCCTCTTACAAAGTGGTGGACATGAGGAAGGCTGCACCCCGTTCAATAGGTATGGTTGTTTGATAGAAGAAAGTTTGGTAAAAGAAGATGGTTGGATGAAAAATTTAGTACTTATGATTATTAGATAGAAGAAAGTTtggtaaaaaaaactatatggtagaagaaaatttggtaaaaaaaaaaaatatagttggaTGGGAAATATTGGATTGGTTTGTAAATTAAgacatttatatagaattttagataagtttaattagATGTTTGTGGTTATAGCATTagatgacaattgaaaaaatataatttttttaacccataatttaattagaatatgattactaattaatatataatattatgaatagtaaaatatgataaaataaaatattttcataattaaaaaaattaaaatatttttgaaattattaattacttatgaataaatagctattccaatgtaaaattttaatgtaaatagtcaaagtcaaatttatcttttattattttattatcatatacTGAAAAAATGACTATTCCAATGTAGGAACTTATGTGAATAGAATAGTtaaaagctaaattcatcttacattcataaaaaaatgtaatttaactttagttaatccaatgagagtgctcttagatACAGCCCAcctaattttcaaaaaaataaatatataaataaagagtaaCGATCCATGCCTAAGTATTGTAcagtttttttgaaaaaaagtaaactctattattaaaattttttttttatgtaaatctcatatttattcatttttttcaaaatgattacacgacGCTTAGACATTCACGactataactatcatttctcatattcaAACTTGGACTCGGTTGCGTGATGCGGTCTAGTCAGTTTGggttataaaatttatctcaacttatttcaatttattttatcaaatcattataatttttttaaatttcaacataaaatatattaaacaattcaactttttcatattataaaataataatattattaaaaaataatattttaataatattttatttaatttttaatttaattcaactcaactcaattcaaaattcaatCACAGTCAAACCGCTCAAGTTAACCGAATCTGGTACTTAGAAGAATCCGAATTTTGAAATCCAGGTTGACCAAATTTTACAAAACaatatactcttttttaaaaaattaataaataaactgGGTAGCCGAGTTAAATTTGGGTACCTGAGTTGTACCTGGGTTAAAATCCGGGTACAACCTGAGTTGTATATCGGGTtacaaaataaacccaaattGCGGGTACTAAACCCAGTAGTTGCCTCATATACTTGTACCCACCTCCGGATATGAGCGGGTGGGCAATCCAGTTATCAGCAGTTACCCAAGTCGATAATTGCCTCCAAAATCCGGTTACTCGGGTTACAATTAGGCCGAGACAAAAGGGGCCCAGATGAACAGTATTAGTGGTATCATGATCTCCCACAAAATCTCTGAATGCATAACTATATTGTTATTCTCAAAGATATACATCGCTACCTTGACTGGTCTACGACAAAATTACAataggagagggagagagagtgcaCTCAGTTGCAAAAGAGACATGATGGACAAAAGAGAGACGCTTACAAAAACACCTCTATCATTTGCAAGGAAAAACTCTTGGACAAACATCAGAAATGGCTAGTTTGTTGTTGAACTATATATATCGGCTACAACTGAAATCAGAAAGACCAGCATTGCCATAAAAACATGCTTAAAGTTCAGAATTCCTGCATCTATTCTCCTCACTGTCTCAAACTCTGATGTAGAATCTGCAGATCCCACTCTAGTCTTACCATCAGAAATATTTTCCCGAGTCTTGTCCCactggaaaaaaaacaaaacaaaacaaaacaaagtcgGAGGAAGCACTTCAGAAGAACAAAGTTcaacttccaaaaaaaataatattttccaaaatgaaATTCTCATTAAAATAGAATGCAAAGGAAGCTCAAAGATGAGTTaaagatgaattgtgaatagtagtgagatggattgtgaatagtagtgagatttgtgagttaaagttgatgaatagtagtgaaatgagttgagatgggttatgaatccaaaccgggccttaaAAGAACACGAGAGATTTCTGATATCTTAACATGGTGAGTTTCTGAATACATAGCTCCTATTGAAGTCAATAAGAAATTAACTCTGTTTTTAAATCTTTATGAAATGGTCAGGAGCAAGAGAATCAATCTTTGGCTTCCCAATTTCCAATCCATTGCACGTCATGTAGGACGGTTGGGAGATGACCAAGTGTGGACTGTGGACTCAACTTTGACAGGAAATAAAAGAGAGCACCTGAGATTGGGCATCATAACATTTTGATCCGTGGATTTAATATGGATCCACCCTCAATCTGTTAGTCTTGGGATGGAGAGCCGGTTCACCTACCTAAGTAGGCGGATTAGAGCACCTAGGACTTATTCTAAAGGGCTTTCAAATGCTaacatgttttttctttgagtggtgaggaggaggagggagtgtaaaattatgaaggtggagTTCGGATTAAAGATTTTAGCATTGCTAGGATATGCTATGCTAGTGTACTTCTAAGATCcaccaagaaaaacaaattcatgGTGCCTGTGATTGCACCATCGGGTGGATGTAAATCCATCAAGCTCTGATGTATCAGAGACTTACTTCTGTCCATGCAATACATGTAAATAACTTAACCCCGACCCCGCAAATGTGTCCTCCTAATTTGAACTAAGATGCATTGAAATTCTcacttccaaaaaaaattatccccTGACAAGAAGGGAATTTTCAAGcataattaaaagaaagagaCCCACAATTAGAAGCATACAATCCTTTTTTTATGAGTTAGATGTATATAAATAAACAGGAAGTATTTGAAAAACATAATTTGCAAGCTATTGAGAGTCTCCACTTTTTTAAACAAGACAGGTGGTGAACTTTCTTCGGGCAAACAGATGATTCATAACAAAGTTTGGTAAAATATTTGTGTATATCAAACTGTTATCTTTCCATCTCTTCAGGATTCATGTATTGAATCCCAAATTGGGATATCAAGGCTTTTTTTGCGTTAGTTTGGTGTGGGATAATGTTGTGACATGTATTTTAACCTGAAGAATCAAACCACAGAATGTAAAATTGGTCACTACCTGCTTATGAAGGCGCTCTCTTTCAATTGCCAGTTGCATGACCAAATCTGTAATAACTTTGGTCCGGATACCTATGTCCCTTGCAATTGCCATTTTCATATCCTTGGATTGATGCAAATATGCCTCCAAGCTTTCCAGTCTGCCTCTCAGAAAGCTCAGTTCCTCTTTTAGCCGTGCATTAGATTCAGATAATATGACACACTTCTCCTCTGCAGTATTGACCCGAATTTCAGCTTTTGAAACCTTCAACTTCAGGTCCTTTATCAAATTCTCCATGTCTCCAATTATAGAATACAACATGATTTTCTTCTCCTGACTTGCTTTGGCAGCTACCACTGCATGCTGTAGCTGATTATTGGATTCCCTTAACCGCCTCTCGAGTGAATTAACCTTGTCAGAGATACCATTACTGCCTTCAAGAAAACACAGCTCTTCATAGAGATCCATATTAGTCTCCCCTAACATTTTACACTTGATTTTGGTACTTTCGGCCCTACTTTCTGCTTCAGAACCTTTTTCTTTCAGATCCACAATAAGATCTTCCATTTCATTGATTTCAGATGATAAAACGTTATGCTGATCCCGACTTCCATCAGCAGAGACCTTTTCATTCAGCAGCCGAAACTCAGGTTCTTTAAGCAGATTCTCAAGTGAACTCACCTTCTCCCTCAAAGTGAAGGCCTCAGAATTGgctataattaatttatcttcaGCTTCCTTCAATCTGGCCTTTAAGCTATTTGTACGCGCCAAGAGAGAGTCATTGAGGTCTGCACTACTGGTCTTGAGCATGTGGAAATcaatttctttcactttcaaCTGGTCAGTGGAGTGTTCAAGCTTTGATCTTAGCTCAGATTCTCGAAGTAATGAACCATTCAAATTGAACTGAAAAATCTGGAGCCGACCCAATAGTTCTTTTGAAATTTCCAGAAGGACCTGTGATGTATTATCTGCCTGGAACCCTCTCTCCCAAACATCTGCTGCTTCTTCCAATAGGTAAAATACTTCTTGTTCTGAGGAATGTAGCCTCAGTTTCAGTTCTTCTTCGATTTGTCTTGATTCAGTCAACTTCTTCTCAAGATCAATCTCTCTAGCCAAAGATTTTTCCAACATTCTCAGGATATGTCTCTGTTGTCCAGCAGTCTGTATCTTTGCATTCATATTCAACAAGTCATCATCCTCTGGAAAGTCCGCACCTCTACCACTATTCCCTGTCAACATGCATACATCTGAAAGTGAGATAACGACAAAACcgtaaaaatattttctttcatgttgTATGGCACCAATTTATGCCTAcatcaaaagagagaaaacaaaattaaaagaaaaactatgaTTTGTCACACTTCACGCAGAATCAAGCCAGTAACCCATGAAAACGATCTTAACGTATTCATCTCGCACATACATCTCCCAAACAGGCTTTCCACAGTTTCTTACAAGTTATTTCACTTTTGTGCGGAACAAACAAACCTGTCCCACTCTTCGGATTTCTACTGCTATCTCTTATAATGCAACCATGGAATCCTTATGCGGCTATGccaattgttatttgttattataaACTAGATTTACTTTCTATAGCTTACTATTGTCATCCTGATTAGGAGAGGATATGATCCTCTGGAACTTGGCAGATTGCTTCCTAATTTCAGAGACCTGCCCTTGTGATTGCTTCAAAGATTGTTCCACATCACGCACCTTTCCTTCCATTTCCATGAAGTTTTCTCCCAAGTGTTTGAGTGAGGATACAATCACACGCGCAGAGATAACATCAGCTTGAAGAGTAGTCGTGAACTTGTCCAGTTCTCTCGCCTCTGAATCTAAAATTCCCGATAATAGATCAAATTCCAAAGCCTTTTCAATAGAGTCACCCAATATATGTTCTTCCACAGAAGCAAAGGCTTCAAAGTCACTTTCCCTGTTCGCCACATGCATCGCAAGAACACTCAAGTTTACcaacttttcagaaaaacatgCTAACTCCAATTCCACTCTTGTTAGAACCTCGCCAGCATTTCCTAATTCTTCAATGACCTCTCCATTGGAAATGGCACCTTCAAGTAAGTCAACCATATTCAACTCTGCCTCTGGATATCCAgtatcaacatcatcatcaacgGATACAGTTGTTTCACAAACAGCATCATTTTCCATTGCAATCGTCCGGTTATTCTGCTGTTCTTAAAACCTGGAAAATCAACCACCAAACATACAGAGGACTTCAGTTAGAACATGCTTTGAGAGGAattcaaaatattgtttgaatatatttttctaagcGTTAGCATGATCTCAGTCATTTTGCATTAAAACCTTTGGAAACTAAGAAACATCAGTAACAGGCAAAACTTTGAAAGACCCAGATCTAGAATTTCCAATATATGTcgacagaaaaacaaaattcatgtAAGAATCCGGGAATGTCCCAAACATAGGAACTCCAAGCTGCCCACCTCACGGTATGAACATAAACCACGAACTATTGAAGAAAATAGGTACCACCCACGTTAGTTTTCTGGATTTTGTCGAAAGAAATCAGAGAAGAAACGTGAGAACAACAGGAAGTCTACCTTATGAAATAAGAGACCTCGAGAGCACGAGAAGGAACCTTCAAGAGTGGAAGGGAGACGGTGAAATTTTCTTTCCtcaataaattcaatttattaaatatttccaagaaaataaaaagtttgttTATTAATACGAGTCAGTCCGTTCGGTTAAACACGTAGCTTGCAGAATTTTCCGccctcttctcttttttaataCGTGGCTGCTCTTGCCGCAATAAAATCTTCGGAAACAGTGATCAACAAGTGTATATCTCgtgtaatttttaaaaaaaaaattaaaaaaaataagaaatttatataaaaataaattaattttttaataatagacttattttttttttaaagaattaccAAACATTTACACACTTATAGATTGTATCTAATAAGAAAATACTACTCTTACCATTAACTTGTACCATTAGTTGTTTTTACCtttgtgagttttttattttttattttttttatttaatgattaaataaatagtttttaataatattatgaatttttttattttttaaaatagatttaaatgtgttaaaaaaatacatataaaaaaaaaaatttatctcaaaACTATGACGAGAGCCCCAACAAGAGCTCCCAGTAGTGTAAGTAGCACCGCTCTATCTAATATTAATCTTGATCAGCtcgttatttttgaaaaaaaaaaaaaaaaaaaactcattaccAAGCAACTTGGTGCAAATTTTCGCGCTTTAAGGCGACTCGATTCGACGTTACAACTTTGGAGCGAATCTTGCgtgtaattttgtttaaaattgaactaatcattaacaataataataatataataacgtAACTACAAAGTTGATTActatatcaaattttaaaattatttttattataaaataaatctaacaaatttatataaattatttttaattgaaaattttatttttatataattattttgttgtgTACCGGTAAAACTTCTCCACATcattttactctttataaaatcCACACGTAATACAAACATCCCCTCCAAAGGCAAAAGCTTCCCATCATACGTACTGCGGGTCAGTACACTATTTTAATCAATATACATATTGAACAATGCtacatataattatagagtataTAAGTATCatacagttattttaaaaacgagtagaatttataattaaaaaattattattttttcatatagatcctttatttattcattttttttcaaaatgattatacgattcttgcacactcacgattacaactatcatttctcttcttaaaATGCAGCATCTCAATTAACCTCAACAACATTTGGTCTGATTTTTTCCATGTAACTGATCTAATAACCCTTACTTCTGATCTGCTTGTATTTACTATTGTCCCTTGGACCTTGAGAACCATCTGATACTCATCTAACCCCTGCTTAGTTGCTTTGATTAGATTACTGGGGCTTTCAGAGTTTTAAATCTTCAAGGATTTGATCTGTCTCCATGTTCTTCATAATCACGTCGTGCttattgttttgtttatgaCTCTAACTCTAAGGACAAATGAATAAGTTAACAGAtcattaaatctttttttttttttttttttttgggggtcgATGATTCATTATGAGgagttaattttgttaataaaagaaaaggaaaggaaaatggcAAAGCGAGACCGTGGTGGAGATAAAGTTGGAAAATCTCTTATAGTTAGATTTTAAGATCTCAATattgaagttttttatattattatttttttatacattgggAAAGAGGTTGAACCCATGATCTTCATTTTAGAGATGTAGGTCTTATGTCATCAGGCCACAGACTCTTGGCAAAGTTTTttatattaagatataaaaaaaaaatcattagctatttatctatttatttttatttatgcccttacctttctttcatctttttctccAGAATCACGAAGATAGAGTTTGGAGGTATGGTGGTTCAACCTTTCATTTTCATTGCCATAGAGGAAATGTTATGGTGGCTATGAAAATTGCAAGGAGagagaacaaagagaaaaaCTAGACCTACAAGAAAACAAGAgtaaaaagatgagaaaaatgggGTATAATGGAGAAAATAGGAATTTCCTACTTAAAAATACTAACATGAATACCGAAATGGATCAAATGATTGAATTTTGAGAGCATCAAATCCACTTGAACaagcatatataatatgcaaacggtgttcaaccttttcttcaaaagtttttattttttattttaaatttcattatctcaaataatatttaatggcATGTTTTAAGGGATGATTATTCAAGTGATTTGTCAGTGTCACATAAACTAtataacattaataaaaaataattagtttttcttaaatttaacatAGAAGCATTAGCTGCATTACTCTTTTTGCAAACACAACTAATTAATGGGTTAGGGTaagtttagatgttgaagtgagttgagttgagttgataaaatattgttagaatattattttttaatattattattgttttaaaatttgaaaaagttgaattgtttattatattttgtgttgaaatttaaaaaaattataatgataagttgagataagttgagagtaATTTATATTTCAACCGAAGTCTTAAT
Coding sequences:
- the LOC121252261 gene encoding E3 ubiquitin ligase BIG BROTHER-related-like — translated: MSQSDELTFPEPDPNTHSHSRTQTLDHLARRGTIFCPVTDHNPFDSQSYDSDWFSDLGSGSGRDVGNFLNDLFEEVGRSNDDDDDDLHAFDVPGSVSDPFSEFEFGNGGELGPDHEEDLQWLGFGVKLDFDTQRSGTDGLCIAGHDSESDRDTEFSSMDSNIRGDRFCLEEQGNGLEVLLPEGFEWEEVEDGVFNQRENLSIMVERVEEFSVASSEEEVEVRNLEWEILLGANMRLERELDGDSDSFLAAFQGESDADTAEFDAVFRRVVEIETGNPPAAKRFVENLPSVELTVEELLMNTVVCAICKDAIVVKEKVRRLPCSHYYHGDCIVPWLSIRNTCPVCRYELPTEDP
- the LOC121252183 gene encoding WPP domain-interacting tail-anchored protein 1-like; translated protein: MENDAVCETTVSVDDDVDTGYPEAELNMVDLLEGAISNGEVIEELGNAGEVLTRVELELACFSEKLVNLSVLAMHVANRESDFEAFASVEEHILGDSIEKALEFDLLSGILDSEARELDKFTTTLQADVISARVIVSSLKHLGENFMEMEGKVRDVEQSLKQSQGQVSEIRKQSAKFQRIISSPNQDDNRNSGRGADFPEDDDLLNMNAKIQTAGQQRHILRMLEKSLAREIDLEKKLTESRQIEEELKLRLHSSEQEVFYLLEEAADVWERGFQADNTSQVLLEISKELLGRLQIFQFNLNGSLLRESELRSKLEHSTDQLKVKEIDFHMLKTSSADLNDSLLARTNSLKARLKEAEDKLIIANSEAFTLREKVSSLENLLKEPEFRLLNEKVSADGSRDQHNVLSSEINEMEDLIVDLKEKGSEAESRAESTKIKCKMLGETNMDLYEELCFLEGSNGISDKVNSLERRLRESNNQLQHAVVAAKASQEKKIMLYSIIGDMENLIKDLKLKVSKAEIRVNTAEEKCVILSESNARLKEELSFLRGRLESLEAYLHQSKDMKMAIARDIGIRTKVITDLVMQLAIERERLHKQVVTNFTFCGLILQVKIHVTTLSHTKLTQKKP